From a region of the Candidatus Omnitrophota bacterium genome:
- a CDS encoding MATE family efflux transporter: MANQKNHLTQGSVVKKLTSLTIPMVFGMLSMVLFNLVDSFFVSRLGTEELAAMGFTFPVVMLILSLSLGFGVATSSIVSRAIGRGDLHRVKRLTTDSLLISLFIVVIFSVLGLFSMNWLFGLLGAKGRILVLVKQYMYVWYLGAAFVVIPMVGNNAIRACGDTFFPSLIMIISTVINIILDPLMIFGLGGFPRWELKGAAIATVIARAFAMVFSLLILRFKEKIIDFTLPPLKGLVNSAKDFFYIGVPSAVSRVIMPLSMAVIMRLVAGFGPSAVAALGVTLKIEMFAFMVVMALATALIPFIGQNWGANNFSRVKLALKKANNFSLLWGLGCFLFLLALAAPLGNLFGKDLEVAKYIRWYLWIIPISYGLRGTSFLVTSTFNAINKPLVAIVINLIRMLVLYIPLALVGGYLAGLAGLFVGLCIANLAAGVLSINTARIVLRKL, encoded by the coding sequence ATGGCTAATCAAAAAAATCATCTTACTCAAGGCTCAGTAGTTAAAAAGCTAACCTCACTTACCATCCCAATGGTTTTTGGTATGCTTTCGATGGTGTTATTTAATCTGGTTGATAGCTTTTTTGTTTCCCGGTTGGGTACCGAAGAGCTGGCAGCAATGGGATTTACCTTCCCGGTAGTTATGCTTATTTTAAGTTTGTCTTTAGGTTTTGGTGTGGCAACTTCTTCGATAGTTTCTCGGGCTATCGGTAGAGGGGATTTACATCGGGTAAAGCGGCTCACTACCGATAGCCTGCTTATTTCACTTTTCATTGTTGTTATTTTTTCTGTTTTAGGTTTATTCTCGATGAATTGGTTGTTTGGTTTATTAGGGGCCAAAGGGAGAATTTTAGTTTTGGTTAAACAATATATGTATGTTTGGTATTTGGGTGCGGCTTTTGTGGTTATTCCGATGGTGGGGAATAATGCTATCAGAGCCTGCGGTGATACCTTTTTCCCTAGTTTAATCATGATCATTTCAACGGTGATTAATATTATTTTGGATCCTTTAATGATTTTTGGCTTGGGAGGATTCCCTCGTTGGGAGTTGAAGGGAGCAGCTATTGCTACAGTTATTGCCCGGGCCTTTGCGATGGTTTTTTCGTTACTAATTTTGCGTTTTAAAGAGAAAATAATTGATTTTACTTTGCCACCACTTAAAGGGCTGGTTAATTCGGCAAAAGATTTTTTTTATATCGGCGTTCCTTCGGCAGTATCCCGTGTGATTATGCCTTTGTCTATGGCAGTAATTATGCGTTTAGTCGCTGGTTTTGGACCAAGCGCAGTTGCTGCTCTTGGTGTTACCTTAAAGATCGAGATGTTTGCTTTTATGGTTGTAATGGCCTTGGCAACTGCTTTAATTCCTTTTATCGGCCAAAATTGGGGGGCAAATAATTTCAGTCGAGTAAAGCTAGCTTTAAAAAAGGCCAATAATTTTTCTCTTTTATGGGGCTTAGGTTGTTTTTTATTCTTATTGGCTTTGGCCGCACCCTTAGGAAATCTTTTCGGTAAAGATTTAGAGGTTGCTAAATATATTAGATGGTACCTGTGGATTATTCCGATAAGCTATGGTTTAAGGGGGACTTCTTTTTTGGTAACTTCGACCTTTAACGCCATTAATAAACCTTTGGTGGCTATCGTAATTAATTTGATTCGAATGCTTGTTTTGTATATTCCTTTAGCTTTGGTTGGCGGTTACTTGGCCGGATTAGCCGGATTATTCGTCGGTTTATGTATAGCTAACTTGGCGGCCGGAGTTTTATCGATTAATACCGCCAGAATTGTTTTAAGAAAACTCTAA
- a CDS encoding transglutaminase-like domain-containing protein gives MRFFSPEPYVVKVKEESEFYSNKINKALENSLFDVSKPFLKTSYVELIDNTNTRLDEESIQRYFSGMSLSDVSLPRSWLLGENKDIAALSALGSDHRHHFVNSFIIGWKPFEVEDYWVPHYITTMRLKYQSDQTQFTGLSDLWLTSKEVFETGIGDCEDHSLFLADWLIEMGLDARVVLGRYGTAMHAWVVIFHSDGVFLLEATEKAKIKNLKAYPLAALATDYHPQYMFNNKYLWTNTGSTYTTNYVSRHWKKISRLIFN, from the coding sequence ATGAGGTTTTTTAGTCCGGAGCCTTATGTTGTTAAGGTTAAGGAGGAATCTGAATTTTACTCTAATAAAATAAATAAGGCATTGGAGAATTCCCTTTTTGATGTTAGTAAGCCTTTCCTAAAGACTTCTTACGTTGAATTAATTGATAATACTAATACTCGCCTTGATGAGGAAAGTATCCAAAGATACTTCTCGGGTATGTCTTTGTCAGATGTTTCATTACCTCGTAGCTGGTTATTGGGAGAAAATAAAGACATAGCTGCATTATCTGCCTTAGGTAGTGACCATCGGCATCACTTTGTAAATAGCTTTATTATCGGTTGGAAACCTTTTGAGGTTGAAGATTATTGGGTTCCTCATTATATTACTACGATGAGATTAAAGTATCAGTCTGATCAGACCCAATTTACAGGATTATCCGACCTTTGGCTGACTTCAAAAGAAGTTTTTGAAACCGGGATTGGTGATTGCGAAGACCACTCTTTGTTCTTAGCTGATTGGCTTATTGAGATGGGTCTGGATGCCAGAGTGGTTTTAGGAAGGTATGGGACAGCGATGCACGCCTGGGTGGTTATTTTTCATAGCGATGGAGTATTTCTTCTTGAGGCCACTGAAAAGGCCAAGATAAAAAACTTAAAAGCTTATCCCTTAGCAGCCCTAGCTACAGATTATCACCCCCAGTATATGTTTAATAATAAATACTTATGGACCAATACTGGCAGTACTTATACAACTAATTATGTTTCGAGGCATTGGAAAAAGATCAGTCGGTTGATTTTTAATTAA
- a CDS encoding DUF350 domain-containing protein, which yields MNFSFLRAVFFNLGVSIFNTLVAFTIGIVALKIIDKYLLTKLEIQEELKKNNISVAIFASTALIFVALIISFGLKI from the coding sequence ATGAATTTTAGTTTTTTGAGGGCAGTATTTTTTAATTTAGGAGTAAGTATATTTAATACCTTGGTTGCCTTTACTATCGGCATTGTTGCTTTAAAGATAATAGATAAGTATCTTTTAACTAAGCTTGAGATTCAAGAAGAGCTTAAGAAAAACAATATCTCAGTAGCTATATTTGCTTCTACAGCCCTTATTTTTGTAGCGTTAATTATTTCGTTTGGCTTAAAGATTTAA
- a CDS encoding AAA family ATPase: MNSDKFDFCGEFKEPLELMEDSDKHLFITGKAGSGKSTLLRYFKEITKKNVITLAPTGIAAINVEGQTIHSFFSFPLGFIQKEQVKRLYRAKKKIIENLDILLIDEASMVRADMFDAIDHSLRINRKKDIPFGGIRIIMFGDVFQLPPVVERNLEPLIKQYYSHSYFFNANVINQIELHRIQLDRIYRQTDKKFVDLLGRIRLNKCSLKDIDSLNKRVNAGNIKNGAITLTTTNKNAEKINKSFLDEIDSKQYQYTAEVSENYKSNLYPTEEVLFLKKGARVILLNNDKEKRWVNGTLAEIAELTGDLVRVSIEGRVYVLEKFTWEKIRYIFDDSTQGIKQEIDGSFRQYPLKLAWAITIHKSQGQTFEKVIIDIGHGAFSPGQLYVALSRCRSLEGITLDKPLSLSDIIIDENVHSFSDQ, from the coding sequence ATGAATAGTGATAAGTTTGATTTTTGTGGAGAGTTTAAAGAGCCATTAGAATTGATGGAGGATTCCGACAAACATCTATTCATTACCGGGAAAGCCGGTTCTGGAAAATCCACTTTGTTACGTTACTTTAAGGAGATTACTAAAAAAAATGTTATTACCTTGGCGCCTACCGGAATCGCAGCAATAAATGTCGAAGGGCAAACCATTCATTCTTTTTTTAGTTTTCCATTGGGGTTTATTCAAAAAGAACAGGTTAAGAGATTATACCGTGCTAAAAAGAAAATAATCGAAAACCTCGACATTCTCCTAATCGACGAGGCCTCAATGGTCAGAGCTGACATGTTTGATGCAATAGACCATTCTTTAAGAATAAACCGAAAAAAAGATATTCCCTTTGGCGGAATAAGAATAATTATGTTTGGAGATGTTTTCCAACTTCCGCCGGTAGTTGAGAGGAACCTGGAGCCCTTGATTAAGCAATATTATAGCCACTCTTATTTTTTTAATGCAAATGTGATTAACCAGATAGAATTACATCGCATTCAGCTTGACCGGATATATCGACAAACTGATAAGAAGTTTGTCGATCTTCTTGGTAGAATACGTTTAAATAAGTGTAGCCTCAAGGATATTGATAGCTTAAATAAAAGAGTAAATGCTGGCAATATTAAAAATGGAGCTATTACTTTAACTACAACTAACAAAAATGCTGAAAAAATAAACAAAAGTTTTCTTGATGAAATTGACTCAAAACAATATCAATACACCGCCGAGGTATCTGAAAATTATAAATCAAATCTCTATCCTACTGAAGAGGTATTGTTCCTTAAAAAAGGGGCTCGGGTAATATTGCTAAATAATGATAAAGAAAAAAGATGGGTTAATGGTACTCTTGCCGAAATCGCAGAACTTACAGGTGATTTGGTTAGAGTTAGTATTGAAGGTAGAGTGTATGTTTTAGAAAAATTTACCTGGGAAAAAATACGGTACATATTCGATGATTCTACTCAAGGCATCAAACAGGAAATAGACGGATCATTTAGACAATATCCCCTAAAACTAGCCTGGGCGATTACAATTCATAAAAGTCAGGGTCAAACTTTTGAAAAAGTAATTATCGATATAGGCCATGGTGCATTTAGCCCGGGACAACTTTATGTTGCCTTAAGCCGTTGTCGGAGCTTAGAAGGAATAACCTTGGATAAACCGCTCAGTTTAAGTGATATTATTATCGATGAAAATGTTCATAGTTTTTCTGATCAGTAA
- a CDS encoding DEAD/DEAH box helicase has protein sequence MKFEKYYISSDIKRNLARLGFVRPTDIQFKAIPSILKGEDVLAVAQTGTGKTAAFAIPIINRIHSDKRSKRSRGIKCIIMAPTRELALQIGEVFIQLSKHTKVKTFALCGGVEQDQQIKKLQEGIDILIATPGRMFDLINQKYINLDHIEILVLDEADHMLELGFIEDIKYIKKMLKRRHQTLFFSATISDKIKKLAYSQVKGSAIRIQISPKDPVSKNVTHYVMFVEMEDKRFFLESFIKDNPASKIIVFVRTKVRAQRVAKAMERVGISSLSIHGDKEQDKRTDVMKKFKAGECNILIATDISARGINVVDIKYVINYDLPIKTENYVHRVGRTGRGINKGVAISFCSKEELELLDEIQTFLDKEIGVIEVSKGDYSTVVNPVNQNSDWMSIIEKETERFKSKSKRAKKHK, from the coding sequence ATGAAATTTGAAAAGTATTATATTTCTAGTGATATCAAAAGAAACTTAGCTCGATTAGGCTTTGTTCGGCCTACAGATATTCAGTTTAAGGCGATACCTTCAATTCTTAAAGGAGAAGACGTTTTGGCTGTTGCTCAAACTGGTACTGGTAAGACAGCGGCCTTTGCTATTCCGATTATCAATAGGATTCATTCTGATAAAAGGAGTAAGAGGTCAAGAGGAATTAAATGTATTATTATGGCGCCTACTCGTGAGCTAGCGTTGCAGATCGGAGAAGTTTTCATTCAGTTGTCCAAACACACTAAAGTCAAAACTTTTGCTTTATGCGGTGGGGTTGAGCAGGATCAACAAATTAAAAAACTCCAGGAGGGTATAGACATTTTAATTGCAACTCCCGGGCGAATGTTTGATTTGATTAATCAGAAGTATATTAATTTGGATCATATTGAAATTTTAGTTCTTGATGAGGCTGATCATATGCTTGAATTAGGGTTTATTGAAGATATCAAATATATTAAGAAAATGCTAAAGCGCCGCCATCAAACTCTTTTCTTTTCAGCAACCATAAGCGATAAGATTAAGAAATTAGCTTATTCTCAAGTTAAGGGATCAGCAATACGTATCCAAATTTCACCTAAAGATCCGGTATCAAAGAACGTTACTCATTATGTGATGTTTGTCGAAATGGAGGATAAGCGGTTTTTCTTGGAGAGTTTTATTAAGGATAATCCAGCGAGTAAAATTATTGTTTTTGTTCGGACAAAAGTCCGTGCTCAGCGGGTAGCCAAAGCAATGGAGAGAGTGGGGATAAGTTCTTTATCTATTCATGGAGATAAAGAACAGGATAAACGCACCGATGTAATGAAAAAATTTAAAGCAGGCGAGTGCAATATTTTGATCGCTACCGACATTAGTGCTCGAGGAATTAATGTTGTCGATATTAAATATGTTATTAATTATGACCTACCGATAAAAACAGAAAATTATGTCCATCGGGTTGGGCGTACCGGCAGAGGGATCAATAAGGGTGTTGCTATTTCTTTTTGCAGTAAAGAAGAATTAGAATTGCTTGATGAAATTCAGACATTTTTAGATAAAGAGATAGGAGTTATTGAAGTTAGTAAAGGGGATTATTCGACAGTTGTTAATCCGGTTAATCAGAACAGCGATTGGATGAGCATAATTGAAAAAGAAACAGAGCGATTTAAATCCAAAAGCAAAAGAGCGAAAAAACATAAATAA
- a CDS encoding efflux RND transporter permease subunit gives MRILEKTIAYFANRHLLTNLMFVVVFIGGVIAWNNTGKEELPDIEFDHAHVSARYPGATAEEVEHFLTKPLEEQIKGLDGVYRVNSTSSDGGTSISVDFEQNYPDLDEAVMELRNAVLDTDLPDDVTDEPEVNIWKTTKMAIIDLALIDTRKHLLDKPSRQRLQQYAYTLEQQLLNMPQVNSVEKSGYHQEEIKIMIKPDKLKQFDIPFNTVLREVKNNHIRQPAGNLEAKNEPKITLLSELDTAEKLNQLIIQGGFEGQVVRLKEVADIEYGFEKNNSISKVNGHEAITLRVVKNSSYGILEAIEAVKKQVKNFQNTSLQNTDIQLVSLDDESVDLKNRLSIVVTNGAIGFILILISLFFFLNFRSGLWVAMGIPFTLCFSMICVAMAGYTINNITLAAVIIVLGMIVDDAIVVSENISRLRLQGIPDEEAVVNGTAFVFLPVVASILTTCIAFVPLFFFQARFGKMLVFIPPIIFFMLGASLFESLFILPGHMHLKVPIFNQLVNRFKKNKSKPLKTNWFNKVEDMYGGILKRLLPFKWLIFIGFIGLLIFSGFIIKTKMKYVMFPDEETREIRISGEARLDADRYETAELTQKVEEMILSYLGKEVIGFRTQIARNRWGRAIQENKFQMRIEILPKEKRKKSADQLIKEWENKFSGISGLVNLKASKSRWGHSSGSPIEIIVQENNDQTRKKIVEKLVEAMKNHPGLENVEIDEPLENPEYKISLNREKIKRLSITPADVSSTLRAALEGTIAYELLKGDEEVNVRFTVIEAAKTDIEKILDIPIENAGNYLVPLRNIVEVNQTLTPNSIERKDSKRLTTIFADINSSSKLTPLEIAKQLEAKQLPEILSQYPTALINFEGEIKDTRESKGDFTGSIVMAVLLIYIVLVLLFNSLIKPLIIMLAIPFGIVGIVLAFWLHGKVLFGFFAAIGAIGLAGVVVNDSIIMLVKLEKSYDKSLNKDHYNQQIADIAKTRLRAVVLTTLTTVAGLLPTAYGFTGYDAMLAEMMLALCWGLIFGTLITLILVPCMYSLIKQMHFRLQKT, from the coding sequence ATGCGGATTTTAGAAAAAACAATTGCTTACTTTGCCAACCGACATCTTTTAACTAACCTAATGTTTGTGGTCGTCTTTATCGGCGGCGTTATCGCCTGGAACAATACCGGCAAAGAAGAACTGCCGGATATTGAATTTGACCACGCCCATGTATCGGCTCGCTATCCGGGAGCCACCGCCGAAGAAGTTGAACATTTTCTGACCAAACCCCTGGAAGAACAAATTAAAGGCCTCGACGGTGTCTACCGAGTAAACAGCACCTCCAGCGACGGTGGGACTAGTATCAGTGTTGACTTCGAACAAAACTACCCCGACCTTGACGAAGCAGTGATGGAATTAAGAAATGCCGTGCTTGACACTGACCTACCTGATGATGTTACTGATGAACCAGAAGTAAACATCTGGAAAACTACTAAAATGGCAATCATTGATCTTGCCTTAATCGATACCCGAAAACACCTCCTTGATAAACCATCTCGGCAACGGCTGCAACAATATGCTTACACTCTTGAGCAACAACTGCTGAATATGCCTCAGGTAAACAGCGTGGAAAAATCCGGCTACCATCAGGAAGAAATAAAAATAATGATCAAGCCGGATAAATTAAAACAGTTCGATATTCCTTTTAACACTGTATTACGGGAAGTTAAAAATAACCACATCCGCCAGCCAGCCGGAAACCTGGAAGCAAAAAATGAACCAAAGATTACCCTCCTCTCAGAACTGGATACCGCTGAAAAATTAAATCAGCTGATAATCCAAGGCGGCTTTGAAGGCCAAGTAGTAAGACTCAAAGAAGTAGCAGATATCGAATATGGATTCGAAAAAAATAATTCCATATCCAAAGTCAACGGCCACGAAGCAATAACACTCAGGGTAGTCAAAAACAGTTCTTACGGTATCCTAGAAGCTATTGAAGCTGTAAAAAAACAGGTTAAAAATTTTCAAAATACCAGCTTGCAGAATACCGATATCCAGCTAGTCAGTCTTGATGATGAATCAGTAGATTTAAAAAACCGTTTATCGATCGTAGTAACTAACGGTGCTATCGGTTTTATTCTAATTTTAATCAGTCTGTTTTTCTTTTTGAATTTTCGCTCAGGTCTCTGGGTAGCTATGGGCATACCCTTTACCCTCTGTTTTTCAATGATTTGCGTAGCCATGGCCGGCTATACTATCAACAACATAACTTTAGCGGCGGTAATAATTGTTTTAGGCATGATCGTTGACGATGCTATTGTGGTATCAGAAAATATCAGCCGCCTGCGTCTACAAGGTATACCCGACGAAGAAGCGGTAGTCAATGGCACGGCTTTTGTTTTTCTGCCGGTAGTAGCCAGTATCTTAACCACCTGTATTGCTTTTGTGCCGCTGTTTTTTTTTCAAGCCCGCTTCGGCAAAATGTTGGTATTCATCCCGCCGATAATCTTTTTTATGCTCGGAGCCAGCCTCTTTGAATCTTTATTCATCCTCCCTGGACATATGCATCTTAAAGTTCCGATTTTTAACCAGCTGGTAAATCGGTTTAAGAAAAATAAATCTAAGCCCTTAAAAACTAACTGGTTTAACAAAGTAGAAGATATGTACGGCGGGATCCTTAAGCGGCTGCTACCTTTTAAATGGCTCATCTTTATCGGCTTTATCGGCCTTTTGATATTTTCCGGATTCATCATCAAGACTAAGATGAAATATGTAATGTTTCCCGACGAAGAGACGCGTGAAATCAGGATCTCTGGCGAAGCACGCCTTGATGCTGACCGCTATGAAACTGCTGAGCTAACCCAAAAAGTAGAAGAAATGATTCTGTCCTACTTAGGAAAAGAAGTGATCGGTTTTCGCACTCAAATAGCTAGAAACCGCTGGGGAAGAGCGATCCAGGAAAATAAATTTCAGATGCGTATTGAGATCCTGCCCAAAGAAAAACGTAAGAAATCTGCCGACCAACTGATTAAAGAATGGGAAAATAAATTCTCAGGAATAAGCGGCCTGGTCAATCTAAAAGCCTCTAAGAGCCGCTGGGGACATTCTAGCGGTAGTCCGATAGAGATAATCGTCCAGGAAAACAATGATCAGACCAGAAAAAAAATAGTTGAAAAACTGGTTGAAGCGATGAAAAACCACCCGGGGCTAGAAAATGTAGAAATAGATGAACCTTTGGAAAATCCCGAATATAAAATAAGTCTTAACCGGGAAAAAATTAAACGCCTCTCGATAACTCCAGCTGATGTCTCATCAACCTTAAGAGCTGCCCTAGAAGGAACGATCGCTTATGAATTATTAAAAGGTGATGAAGAAGTGAATGTCCGTTTTACTGTTATCGAAGCCGCTAAAACTGATATTGAAAAAATCCTTGATATCCCGATAGAGAATGCCGGAAATTATCTGGTACCTTTGCGAAATATCGTAGAAGTCAATCAAACCCTAACCCCTAACTCCATCGAAAGAAAAGATTCGAAACGCCTCACCACTATTTTTGCTGATATAAATAGCAGCTCAAAACTCACCCCGTTAGAAATAGCCAAGCAACTTGAAGCTAAACAATTACCCGAGATTTTATCCCAATACCCCACGGCTTTAATTAACTTTGAAGGAGAAATAAAAGATACCCGTGAAAGCAAAGGTGACTTTACCGGATCAATAGTGATGGCTGTTTTGCTTATTTATATTGTCTTAGTCTTATTATTTAATTCCCTGATCAAACCGCTGATTATTATGCTGGCTATTCCTTTTGGCATCGTCGGTATAGTTTTGGCTTTCTGGCTGCATGGCAAAGTTTTATTCGGATTTTTCGCCGCAATCGGCGCGATCGGCTTAGCCGGTGTTGTGGTCAATGACTCAATAATCATGCTGGTAAAACTGGAGAAAAGCTACGATAAATCGCTAAACAAAGATCATTACAACCAGCAGATAGCTGATATTGCTAAAACCCGTTTAAGAGCCGTGGTCTTAACCACCCTTACTACGGTAGCCGGGCTTTTGCCTACTGCCTACGGCTTTACCGGCTATGATGCAATGTTAGCTGAGATGATGCTGGCTCTTTGCTGGGGCTTGATCTTCGGAACCCTGATCACCTTAATTTTAGTTCCCTGTATGTATAGCCTAATTAAACAAATGCACTTTAGACTACAAAAAACATGA